Within the Mycobacterium gordonae genome, the region GACCTGACGGACGAACAAACCGCCGCGGACTTCGAAGGAGATGTTCAGCGCCGTCTCGTAGGCCCGTGACATCTCGACCCCACGCAACGGCTGATACGCCCCGTGGTAGGTGACTTCGGCCATCGACGGGTCGAAGAACAACGTCAGGTACACGCCGGTGATCAGCAACACGATGAAGCTGTACAGCGCGATCTCACCCAACAGGAACGACCAGTGCGTCGGGAACACCTTGTTGAGCTGACGACGCACCGCCGCCGCCGGATGGTACCGGGAGTCGATGGCGCGAGCTTGTCCGGCAACGACTTTCGCCAGTTCGAGGTTCACGGCGGTCATCCCCTCACCACCGGAACCGCGCCGTTGCGAGCCGGCTGTCGCGCGTATTACTACATTCGGTAGTACCACAGAGAGTAGTACTTTGACCCGCCTCTGTAAATGAATTCATTGAAGAGGTTGGCGGTCGATCGACCGAGGATGCGGTGCGGCGGGACAACACCACTCACCGAGCCTGCAGATGCGCGGGCCGAGTTCGAGTCGCGGCCGACCGCTCTTCAGCCTCGGCGGCGGGACGGCTTGAAGGCCCCTCAGCTAGCGCGAGCAGACGCAAAATCCCGCTGGAGCGCAAGCTCCACGGTGATTTTGCGTCTGCTCGCGCTAAGAGTTGATTCATAAGTGTGCGAGCTTGGTGTTCCAGAGGTAGGCGACGGCGCGAGCGGCGAGGTTGATCGCGTTGCCGCGTCGGCGGCATTGGCGCAGTATCTGCCAGTCCTTCATTCGGGCCAGGATGTGTTCGATGCGGGCGCGTCGACGACGGTGTTCGGCCAGGCGGGAGGTGTCGTCTGTGTGGGTGGCAGTGTTGCGCCGGGCATGGAGCGGTAGCCGCCGTCGGTCAGTGTGGTGATCCCGGCGGGCAGGGTGATGGTGGCTTTGGCGACGACGATGTCGTTGCGGTTGCCGGGCCAGGCGTTGCCTACGCGCACGATCCGACGATTGAGGGTGGCAATCACCTGAATATTGACCGAGCGACGGTAGTTCTTGCTGGGTCGGGTAATGGACTGGTCGTGGACCGGGATGAGGGTTCCGTCCAGGAGCAGGGTGTCGGTGTCGTCGAATTGGTCGGGGACGAAAAGCCCGGCGACGGCGGCGGTGAGGTCGCGGATGATTCGATGGGCGGTGGGCTGGCTGGTGTCGAAGATGGCCGCCAGGGCGCGTTCGGTGAGGTTGGTGCGCAGCGCGACCAGTGTCAGCAGCACGCGGTCGCGGTGGGTCAGCCCTGGTGGGCGGCCCGGCCGATGCCCGGGATCGGTGATGGCGGTGATGCGGTCGACCTCGGCCACGGTGACGCCGGTCAGGGCGTAGACGTCTGCCTGCCCCAGTCTGGTGATTCTCACCTGTCCGGATTTGTCAGAGGCCTACGACAGAATCGGGGCGTGAGGACCGCCGCGTTGCACGATCCGGTGGTAGCTGCTGCTGTGGCGGTGCGGCGGCGGGGGAAGTCGAAGACCGCGAATTGGCGCCGGCCCGAGCAGGTAGCGGTCATCGCACTGGAGTTGGACCTCTCCGGTGATGCGGTTATGCGCCGCCGGGTCGAAAAGCATTGGGATGCAGTGTTTCGGCTGCGTCGCGCTGTGCAACGGGGCGCCGGCGCGGCCAGCCGCGCCTATCTTGCCGCCCGCCACGAGCGGGCCGGGGACCCAGCACGAGGGGCTGGTCCGGTCAACCATCCACCACAACCCGACCACCACACCGGGCGCTGGTGAGGATGGCAGCCCCAACCCTAGGGCCCCTGCCGGACAAGGGGAACGCCCCGCCCTACCCCGCAACAGACCCCGCGGCTACACCCGGGGACGTCGGCGGACCAGGCGAACAAGCACAAACCCAACGATTCAACAGTCCGCACCAGCCGACTTATGAATCAACTCTTAGCTGGTCTCCAGAATCGCGACCGCGGCCGCGGTATCGGCTTCGTGGGTCAGCGACACGTGAATCGTCACGTCGGTCAGGTGCTTGGCGATCTCACCGCTCAACCGCACCCGCGGTCGGCCCCACATGTCGGTGACCACCTCGATGTCGCGGTGAATGTCCTCCGGCAACACCGGCCGCTGGGCGAACCGGGACCCGGACCACGCCTTGATCACCGCCTCCTTGGCCGCCCAGCGAGCCGCCAGGTGACGCGCCGCCGATGAACTCTTGTCGGAGGCATCGCGGCGCTCACCCGGAGTGAACGTCTCCGCGAACACGGTTCCCGGCTGGTCCACCTGCTCGGCGAAATCAGGTATGGAGACAAGGTCAATCCCGATTCCGACGATTCCCATGGGTGGCCAGGTTAACGGATCCGCCAAGTCACCCGGCAGAGACCTGGTAGGCGTCACCGTCACCCAACCGGGCGGCCGGGTTCAGCAGCATCGCCGCCTCCTGCCGCTTCTCCGGCGCGTCGTGGTCGAACCGACGGTCCGGCGGGCGCTGGTACATCGGCTCGCCACCGGCGATCGCTGAGGCCAGCCGTCGCTGACCGGCCAGCAGTCGAGCGTCGGCACGTCGCTGGTAGTCCGCCCGCTGCCCGGGCTCCAACGCGGCGAGGAAGGCCTGCGGGTGCACCAACGCGACCAGACCCGACACGTGGCCGAACCCGAGGCTGGTCAGCATCCCGGCCTTGAGCGGGAACTTCTCACCGAGCCGCAGGGTGTCTCGCACCCAGACGAAGTGCGACGAGCCGGCCAGGTCGTCGTCGACACAGTCCAGGCTGCGGTTGGGCGGGATCACCCCGTCGCGCAGCATCTGGCACAGCCCCATCATCTGGAACACCGCGGCCCCGCCCTTGGCGTGACCGGTCAGGTTCTTCTGCGACACCACGAACAGCGGGGCGCCTTCCGAGCGGCCCATCGAGTCGGCCAGCCGCTCATGCAACTCCGTCTCGTTGGGGTCGTTCGCCAGCGTCGACGTGTCGTGCTTGGAGACCACTGCGATGTCGTCGGCCGTCACACCCAGCTTGGCCAGGGACCGCGCCAGCGCCGAGTCCCGTCCGCCGCGACCCGCTCCCAGCGCGCCCAGTCCCGGCGCCGGGATCGAGGTGTGCACCCCGTCCCCGAACGACTGCGCGTACGCCACTACGGCCAGCACCGGCAATCCCATGCGCAGGGCAAGGTCGCCGCGGGCCAGCAGGATGGTCCCGCCGCCCTGGGCCTCGACGAAGCCCAGCCGGCGGCGGTCGTTGGGCCGGGAAAACTTCGAGTCCTCGATGCCGCGGCCCCGCATCATCGACGTGTCGGCGGTGGCGGCCATGTCGCCGAAGCCGATGACGGCTTCCAGCGTGAGGTCGTCCAGACCGCCGGCCACCACCAACTCGGCCTTGCCGAGGCGGATCTTGTCGACGCCCTCCTCAACCGACACCGCCGCCGTCGCGCAGGCGGCGACCGGGTGGATCATCGACCCATAGCTACCGACATAGGACTGAACGACATGCGCTGCAACCACATTCGGCAGCACTTCCTGAAGGATGTCGTTCGGCTTGTTACGGCCGAGTAGGTTGCCGTGGTACATCGTCTGCATCGACGTCATGCCGCCCATGCCGGTGCCCTGTGTGCTGGCCACCAGGCTCGGGTGCACGTAACGCATCACCTCGGCGGGACTGAATCCGGCCGACAGGAAGGCGTCCACGGTCGTGACGATGTTCCACAGCGCCACCCGGTCGATCGAGGTGGCCATGTCCGGGCTGATTCCCCACACGGTCGGGTCGAATCCAGTCGGGATCTGTGCTCCGACCACCCGTGACAACTTGGTCTTGCGCGGGACCCGCACCTCGGTTCCCGCCTTGCGGGTGACCTGCCAGTCGCCCGAATCGGGCACCGGGCGCACCACCGTGTGCTCGGGGTCGAACTCGGCGAAGGCCCGGGCTTCGGCTTCCGAGGACACCATGAAGGTGAAGTCCTTGTCCAGGAACACCGATACCAGCAGCGGCGAGGCGTGGTCGGGGTCGATCGCGCCGTCGTCGACGAACTCGCGGATGCCGCAGCGTTCCACCACCGTGTCGTGATAGCGCTCGACCAATTGCGACTCGTCCACCAGATCGCCAGATTGCATGTCGTACCAACCTGGTTGGGGGTCGTCTTCCCAGCGGACCAGACCGGTGGTCCAGGCCAGTTCGAGAACGCCGGCGGCCGACAGTTCGTTCTCGACCTCCATCTCGAAGCGGGTGCGGGACGATCCATACGGACCCAGTTCGGCGCCGCCGACGATCACCACCAGATCGGCGGGGTCGACGTCGAGGTCCGCCCACTCAGGGGGCGGCGCCGGGGTGTAGCCACGCGGCGGTGACGGCAGCGCCGAGATGGTGCCCTCAGCCGCGTCATCCTCGCCGACCCCGTCTTCTGCGGCCTTCGCCGCATGATC harbors:
- a CDS encoding helix-turn-helix domain-containing protein, whose protein sequence is MRITRLGQADVYALTGVTVAEVDRITAITDPGHRPGRPPGLTHRDRVLLTLVALRTNLTERALAAIFDTSQPTAHRIIRDLTAAVAGLFVPDQFDDTDTLLLDGTLIPVHDQSITRPSKNYRRSVNIQVIATLNRRIVRVGNAWPGNRNDIVVAKATITLPAGITTLTDGGYRSMPGATLPPTQTTPPAWPNTVVDAPASNTSWPE
- the acpS gene encoding holo-ACP synthase AcpS encodes the protein MGIVGIGIDLVSIPDFAEQVDQPGTVFAETFTPGERRDASDKSSSAARHLAARWAAKEAVIKAWSGSRFAQRPVLPEDIHRDIEVVTDMWGRPRVRLSGEIAKHLTDVTIHVSLTHEADTAAAVAILETS